The Arthrobacter sp. NicSoilC5 genome has a window encoding:
- a CDS encoding isoprenylcysteine carboxylmethyltransferase family protein — protein sequence MARWGRAYFALQAVAGGLWWVAVFLSPGIRRATLGGLDPVLTATLDVPLFVVASAAAAAGVRTAAGVSTSWTVLVTAALAVYATATAQAGLGVLAMGAATSGSAAALCLVLLGRIPTEWIVRGPFAFRQARSRPRPGLHMAGTLAQIVVFWGFFLGLVPSILGFLEQRWGLSLAFPPLAVPAGAAFLVLASALGIWSAVVMSTVGDGTPLPSAMPNRLVIAGPYRWIRNPMAVAGIVQGAAVGLLLQSWLVVAYAVLGSLVWNYAVRPLEEADLAERFGAGFQHYREAVRCWVPTFPGAPRTP from the coding sequence TTGGCTCGGTGGGGCCGGGCGTACTTTGCCCTGCAGGCAGTGGCTGGTGGCCTCTGGTGGGTCGCTGTTTTCCTCTCGCCCGGGATCCGCCGGGCCACCCTCGGCGGACTCGACCCCGTCCTCACCGCCACCCTCGACGTTCCCCTGTTTGTTGTTGCCTCCGCTGCCGCGGCCGCCGGAGTACGGACAGCCGCCGGCGTCAGTACCTCGTGGACCGTCCTCGTCACCGCCGCCCTGGCCGTCTATGCCACCGCCACGGCCCAGGCGGGCCTGGGTGTGCTGGCCATGGGAGCTGCCACCTCAGGTTCAGCCGCTGCGCTCTGCCTTGTCCTGCTGGGGCGGATACCTACCGAGTGGATTGTGCGCGGCCCCTTCGCTTTCCGGCAGGCCCGCAGCCGGCCACGACCGGGACTCCACATGGCCGGAACGCTCGCGCAGATCGTGGTGTTCTGGGGTTTCTTCCTGGGCCTTGTTCCGTCCATCCTGGGTTTCCTTGAACAGCGCTGGGGCCTGTCCCTGGCCTTTCCCCCGTTGGCAGTTCCGGCCGGTGCCGCCTTCCTGGTCCTGGCGAGCGCCCTGGGGATTTGGTCGGCCGTGGTGATGTCCACCGTGGGGGATGGAACGCCATTGCCGTCGGCCATGCCCAACCGCCTGGTGATTGCCGGGCCCTACCGGTGGATCCGGAACCCGATGGCGGTGGCAGGCATAGTGCAGGGAGCCGCGGTGGGCCTGCTGCTGCAGTCGTGGCTCGTGGTGGCCTACGCAGTCCTGGGCTCGCTGGTGTGGAACTATGCCGTCCGGCCTTTGGAAGAAGCAGACCTCGCGGAGCGGTTCGGCGCCGGGTTCCAGCACTACCGCGAGGCGGTGCGCTGCTGGGTCCCCACGTTCCCTGGAGCCCCCCGCACGCCCTAG
- a CDS encoding family 1 glycosylhydrolase, giving the protein MTNPFPHDFLWGVATAGHQVEGNNVNSDVWFLEHLPGTIFAEPSGDAVDHYNRYREDIALIAGLGLTSYRFSLEWARIEPEEGHFSVAELEHYKRVLEACHEHGLTPVVTFHHFASPLWLLRSGGWEGGRTPELFARYCDRVMAHLGDLIGVACTLNEPNLPWLLESFGIGGEAPENRGKVPMWAAAAERLGVDAGTVAPFQFCSTEAGFNVKLAAHKAATAAIKAHRPELQVGWTLANSDIQSIPGGEETADRVRRDVNERFLEASRGDDFVGIQTYGRTVYGPDGHAPAPEGAALNQMGEEIYPQGLEATIREAWRVAGTPVMVTENGLATEDDTQRVAFLEAAVDGVASCLADGIDVRGYIAWTAFDNFEWIFGYRPMFGLIAVDRSTQERTPKDSARWLGTFARQHTASTVTQPA; this is encoded by the coding sequence ATGACCAACCCGTTTCCGCACGACTTCCTTTGGGGCGTGGCTACCGCCGGCCACCAGGTTGAAGGCAACAACGTCAACAGCGATGTCTGGTTCCTGGAACACCTTCCGGGCACCATCTTCGCCGAGCCCTCGGGGGACGCCGTGGACCACTACAACCGGTACCGGGAGGACATCGCGCTGATCGCCGGCCTGGGCTTGACCAGCTACCGCTTTTCCCTGGAGTGGGCCCGGATCGAACCGGAAGAGGGGCACTTCTCGGTGGCCGAGCTGGAGCACTACAAGCGGGTGCTGGAGGCCTGCCACGAGCACGGGCTCACCCCGGTGGTCACGTTCCACCACTTCGCGTCGCCGCTCTGGCTGCTGCGGTCCGGCGGCTGGGAGGGCGGGCGTACGCCGGAGCTCTTCGCGCGCTACTGCGACCGTGTGATGGCGCACCTGGGCGACCTGATCGGCGTCGCCTGCACCCTGAACGAACCCAATCTTCCGTGGCTGCTGGAATCGTTCGGCATCGGCGGGGAAGCACCGGAGAACCGCGGGAAGGTTCCCATGTGGGCAGCCGCGGCGGAACGGCTTGGCGTGGACGCCGGCACGGTGGCCCCGTTCCAGTTCTGCTCCACGGAAGCCGGCTTCAACGTCAAACTTGCGGCGCACAAGGCGGCCACCGCAGCGATCAAGGCGCACCGACCGGAGCTGCAGGTGGGCTGGACCCTGGCCAACTCGGACATCCAGTCCATCCCCGGCGGCGAGGAAACCGCGGACCGCGTTCGCCGGGACGTCAACGAGCGGTTCCTGGAAGCATCCCGCGGCGACGACTTCGTGGGCATCCAGACCTACGGCCGCACCGTGTACGGCCCGGACGGCCACGCTCCCGCTCCGGAGGGAGCGGCGTTGAACCAGATGGGCGAGGAGATCTACCCCCAGGGCCTGGAAGCAACCATCCGGGAGGCCTGGCGCGTTGCCGGAACCCCGGTGATGGTCACCGAGAACGGGCTGGCCACGGAGGATGACACGCAGCGCGTGGCCTTCCTGGAGGCGGCGGTCGACGGCGTTGCCTCCTGCCTTGCCGACGGCATCGACGTGCGGGGCTACATCGCCTGGACCGCGTTCGATAACTTCGAGTGGATTTTCGGCTACCGGCCCATGTTCGGCCTGATCGCCGTCGACCGCTCCACCCAGGAACGGACCCCGAAGGACAGTGCACGCTGGCTGGGCACCTTCGCCCGGCAGCACACTGCATCCACGGTCACGCAGCCCGCATAG